In a genomic window of Sutcliffiella sp. FSL R7-0096:
- a CDS encoding YuzB family protein has protein sequence MVKPIIEFCISNLASGSQKAREVLEKDPNLDIVEYGCLGYCGKCFDTLFALVNGDVVSGETPDQLVDNIYIYLEENPMF, from the coding sequence ATAGTGAAGCCGATCATCGAATTTTGTATAAGCAATCTAGCCAGTGGTTCACAAAAGGCGAGAGAAGTATTGGAAAAAGATCCGAATCTGGATATAGTGGAATATGGATGTCTAGGTTATTGCGGTAAATGCTTCGACACGCTTTTTGCGCTTGTGAACGGTGATGTCGTCTCCGGTGAAACGCCGGACCAACTGGTAGACAACATATACATCTATTTGGAAGAAAACCCAATGTTTTAA